A section of the Oncorhynchus gorbuscha isolate QuinsamMale2020 ecotype Even-year linkage group LG06, OgorEven_v1.0, whole genome shotgun sequence genome encodes:
- the LOC124037008 gene encoding G/T mismatch-specific thymine DNA glycosylase-like produces MEEKLYGSVPVPSEYLQQWIQSAQQLQALQGQYPGINHHHSPHPHYTEEPREERVMAHAHMAVNDELMAQQEPANLAKAPAKKRGRTAQPKEPKPPKMPKPPKAKPGPKPKKGKEGQEADGTQEKMDETVQKVRKKRDRFKGMTEDEVMSRTLTDILDYNLDYVIIGINPGLVAAYVGRWFPGPGNHFWKCLFLSGFTDEQLNHMSDTSLPAKYKIGFTNMVARTTPGSKDLSTKELREGALILVEKLKKYKPLIAVFNGKCIYEMFCREMFGKKPKKLDFGLQPHKIPDCEVALYLMPSSSARCAQFPRAQDKVHFYIKLRELRDQLRGVARTDDIQELEYTFDLGLAKEDAKRMAIKEEAYDPGYEAAFGGAYGEGGPGPEEGQSNGNGHCNFSSAENTVSDAVEKADTSQLPAATATATEGQLPDGQWMMQSFADQIPDIGGSKEPQAWAGNV; encoded by the exons GATTCAGTCAGCTCAACAGCTTCAGGCTCTGCAGGGCCAGTATCCGGGCATCAACCATCACCACAGTCCTCACCCTCACTACACAGAGGaaccaagagaggagagagtaatggCACATGCACATATGGCTGTCAATGATGAGCTCATGGCTCAGCAAGAACCTGCCAATTTAGCGAAAG CTCCAGCGAAAAAGCGAGGGAGAACAGCACAACCAAAGGAACCCAAGCCACCCAAAATGCCCAAGCCCCCCAAGGCCAAACCGGGCCCCAAGCCCAAGAAAGGCAAGGAGGGTCAAGAGGCTGACGGCACGCAGGAGAAGATGGACGAGACCGTCCAGAAGGTCAGGAAGAAACGAGACCGATTCAAGGGCATGACGGAAGATGAGGTCATGAGCAGAACTCTGACTGACATTCTTGACTACAACTTGGACTATGTCATT ATTGGAATCAACCCAGGTCTGGTGGCAGCCTATGTTGGACGATGGTTCCCTGGCCCTGGAAATCATTTCT GGAAGTGCCTGTTCTTGTCTGGATTCACTGATGAGCAGCTCAACCACATGAGTGACACCAGCCTGCCAGCGAAATATAAGATCGGTTTCACAAACATGGTGGCAAGGACAACGCCTGGAAGCAAAGACCTTTCAAC CAAAGAGCTACGTGAGGGTGCCTTAATTCTCGTGGAAAAGCTGAAGAAGTACAAGCCTCTCATAGCTGTTTTCAATGGAAAAT GTATCTATGAAATGTTCTGCAGAGAGATGTTTGGAAAAAAGCCCAAGAAACTTGACTTTGGTCTGCAGCCACACAAGATACCTGACTGTGAAGTG GCGTTGTATTTGATGCCGTCGTCCAGTGCCCGCTGTGCCCAGTTCCCCCGTGCCCAGGACAAAGTGCACTTCTACATCAAGCTGAGGGAATTAAGGGACCAGCTCAGGGGTGTGGCCAGAACAGACGACATTCAGGAGTTGGAGTACACCTTTGACCTGGGACTGGCCAAGG AGGACGCCAAGAGGATGGCGATTAAAGAGGAGGCGTACGACCCGGGCTACGAGGCGGCCTTTGGCGGCGCATATGGCGAGGGTGGGCCGGGGCCTGAAGAGGGCCAGAGCAATGGCAACGGGCACTGTAACTTCTCGTCGGCGGAAAACACAG TTTCAGACGCTGTCGAGAAGGCAGACACTTCTCAACTTCCTGCCGCCACCGCCACTGCCACAGAGGGACAACTCCCGGACGGACAGTGGATGATGCAGTCTTTTGCTGATCAGATTCCAGACATTGGGGGCTCTAAAGAGCCCCAGGCATGGGCGGGCAATGTATAA